The Rathayibacter caricis DSM 15933 genomic sequence CAGGGTGCCCATGATCGAGGCGCCGCCGCCGATGTCCGAACCGTCGCCGACGACGACGCCCTGCGAGATGCGCCCCTCGACCATCGAGCTGCCGAGTGTTCCCGCGTTGAAGTTCACGAAGCCCTCGTGCATGACCGTCGTCCCCGGAGCGAGGTGCGCACCCAGGCGCACGCGGGACGTGTCGGCGATCCGGACCTTCGCCGGAGTGACGTAGTCGGTCAGCCGCGGGAACTTGTCGATGCCGGCCGCCTGGATCCCGTGGCGGCGGAGCGAGGGACGGAGCCGGGTGAACGCGTCCGGAGAGACCGGGCCCGCGTTCGTCCAGACGACGTTCGCCAGGTGGGCGAAGATCCCGTCGAGGTTGATCGTGTTGGGCTGCACCAGCAGGTGCGACAGCAGGTGCAGGCGGAGGTAGGCGTCCGACGTCGAGGCCGGGGGCGCCTGCAGGTCGATCTGCAGCGTGACCACGTCGATCCGGACCTCGCGCCGCGCGTCCTCGCCCGCGAGCGCCTCGAACTCCGCGGGGACGATCCACGGGTCCCGTCCGGCGGGGATCGTGCCCAGGCGCGGCTCCGGGAACCAGGTGTCGAGGACGGTGCCGTCCGAGGCGATGGTGGCGAGCCCGTAGCCCCAGGCGGAGGCGGGCGCGGAGGAGTCTGAGGAGTGCTCGGGGGTCATGGCACCCAGGGTAGCGCGCGGCATCCGGCCGCTACCCTGGGTGCCATGGCCGCTCCGACCCCCGCCGCTCCGCCCGTCGCGCCCCTGGATCTGCGCTCCGATCCGATCGCGCTGACCCGGGTGCTGTGCGACATCCCGTCGGTCTCCGGGGCGGAGTCGGCACTGGCCGACGCCATCGAGTCCGCCCTGTCCGACTTCCCGCACCTCGAGGTCGTGCGCGACGGCGACACGGTGGTCGCACGGACCCTTCTCGGGCGTGCTCAGCGGGTCGTCATCGCCGGCCACCTCGACACCGTCCCGATCAACGACAACCTGCCCGTCGTCGACGAGACGATCGGCGGAGTCGACCACCTCGTCGGCCGCGGAACCGTCGACATGAAGGCCGGAGTCGCGGTCCAGCTCGTGCTCGCGGCGGAGCTGACCGAGCCCGCTGTCGACATCACCTGGATGTGGTACGACAACGAGGAGGTCGCGTCCGACCTCAACGGGCTCGGCCGCCTCTCCCGGAACCGCCCGGATCTCTTCACCGCCGACTTCGCCGTCCTCGGCGAGCCCACGAGCAGCGAGGTCGAGGGAGGCTGCAACGGCACGCTCCGCGTCGACGTCGTCACGCGAGGGCGGCGGGCGCACTCGGCGCGCAGCTGGGTCGGCGAGAACGCGATCCACGCCGCCGCGCCGATCCTCGAGCGCCTCGCCGCCTACGAACCGCGCGTCGTCGAGGTCGACGGCCTTCTCTACCGCGAGGGCGTCAACGCGGTCCGGATCTCCGGAGGCGTCGCCGGCAACGTGATCCCCGACCTCTGCACGGTGCACGTCAACTACCGGTTCGCCCCGAGC encodes the following:
- the dapD gene encoding 2,3,4,5-tetrahydropyridine-2,6-dicarboxylate N-succinyltransferase, whose product is MTPEHSSDSSAPASAWGYGLATIASDGTVLDTWFPEPRLGTIPAGRDPWIVPAEFEALAGEDARREVRIDVVTLQIDLQAPPASTSDAYLRLHLLSHLLVQPNTINLDGIFAHLANVVWTNAGPVSPDAFTRLRPSLRRHGIQAAGIDKFPRLTDYVTPAKVRIADTSRVRLGAHLAPGTTVMHEGFVNFNAGTLGSSMVEGRISQGVVVGDGSDIGGGASIMGTLSGGGTQRISIGARALLGANSGIGISIGDDSVVEAGLYVTAGTKVVVVGGAPRADGRPQTVKAVELSGVPNLLFRRNSLTGAVEVLARTGAGIELNTALHA
- the dapE gene encoding succinyl-diaminopimelate desuccinylase, which produces MAAPTPAAPPVAPLDLRSDPIALTRVLCDIPSVSGAESALADAIESALSDFPHLEVVRDGDTVVARTLLGRAQRVVIAGHLDTVPINDNLPVVDETIGGVDHLVGRGTVDMKAGVAVQLVLAAELTEPAVDITWMWYDNEEVASDLNGLGRLSRNRPDLFTADFAVLGEPTSSEVEGGCNGTLRVDVVTRGRRAHSARSWVGENAIHAAAPILERLAAYEPRVVEVDGLLYREGVNAVRISGGVAGNVIPDLCTVHVNYRFAPSRTGAEAVQHLRELFDGFEVEVVDLAEGARPGLDAPLAQAFLAAVDAEAKPKYGWTDVARFSALGVPAVNYGPGDPLKAHADDERVAVHEITACTEGLRRWLSTPA